From the Budorcas taxicolor isolate Tak-1 chromosome 1, Takin1.1, whole genome shotgun sequence genome, one window contains:
- the LOC128052111 gene encoding keratin-associated protein 6-1-like: MKTSMGAVVMEAVAMEALAVAMDVALAMALALAITIEDAVEEPPPLHLDVKIHQTTSTTNTMCGYYGNYYGGLGCGSYGYGGLGCGYGSCYGSGFRRLGCGYGCGYGSGFRSLGCGYGCGYGYGSRSLYGRGYGCGSGYGSGFGYYY; encoded by the exons ATGAAAACTTCTATGGGGGCTGTGGTTATGGAAGCTGTAGCTATGGAGGCCTTGGCTGTGGCTATGGATGTGGCTCTGGCTATGGCTCTGGCTTTGGCTATTACTATTGAGGACGCCGTGGAAGAGCCTCCTCCTCTGCACCTGGACGTCAAGATTCACCA AACAACCTCAACAACCAACACCATGTGTGGCTACTACGGAAACTACTATGGTGGCCTCGGCTGTGGAAGCTATGGCTATGGAGGCCTGGGCTGTGGCTATGGCTCCTGTTACGGCTCTGGCTTCCGCAGGCTGGGCTGTGGCTATGGCTGTGGCTACGGCTCTGGCTTCCGCAGTCTGGGCTGTGGCTACGGCTGTGGCTACGGCTATGGTTCCCGCTCTCTCTATGGCCGTGGCTATGGATGCGGCTCTGGCTACGGCTCTGGCTTTGGCTACTACTATTGA